CACTGAAACAGCAAATTTTTTCAATTTTTAAATCAAAATTTTTCATAGAAAAATTTACACGTGCGCCTGCGCCCGCCCTTTTAAGGCAAGATAAGCACTGCATCACCCTTTAACCAAGGGGCAGTTTTTTTATCTTGTTAATTACAAAGTAATTAAAGTTAAGGGATTTTTACTGCATCAGTCTGCATCAGCAACTCAAAAACTGATGCAAAACTGCATCAGCACTGCTTCAGTAAAAAAATACATTGAATTACTATGTAATTCTAATGTAAAACCTTAAAATACTGCTTCACTACTGATGCAAAACTGCATCAGTGATATTTTTCTAGTAAAAAATAGTGCAATAACCACTTTTCAAATTTCCATACATAATTCTTAATTTCATCATATCAACTCCATATAAAGCTTGTGCTTTTTTGATATGCTTTTTGCATTTTGAAAAGACAAAGTGTTCAGTATAACTAGCACATTTTATTCTGTTTCCATTTGCATCTCAAATACCTTTTTTGTTATTTTCAATGTATCTTAGAAAAGCATTAATTTGCTGTTTTATCTCATCTGTTATCTCTGTATTTGCATCCATTTCACTATATAAAATGTTGCATAAATCATCATAATTTTGTAAATTTCCATTATCAAAAATGTAATCAAATAAGTCATATCATTTAGCATTTAGAGTTGTAGAAACTCAATTATTGAAGAATTTTTTGTGCGGATTATTGCTATGTTTTGTATATCCTAAACACTTTTTGAGTGTGAATTTCATATGAAAAGCATCAAAAATATACTGAATATTTAAAGCTTTTGCACTATTTCTAATCCATCTTGCACCATCACCTTTTCATAAAACATTACTGTTTTTATTAGCAAATCTCTCAATATTTTGTTGAATAATTTTATTAAAAAGCTCAAATACATTTTCTTTTTTATCATTGTTAATTAGTAAAATAACCACACCATTTTTACTTAATTTCTTTTGTGTGGTAGTATGCATTGTAGCTTGTCGCATACATATTTTATTTCTAGAGTGTCTCATATTATTTTTACTATAACTATCATCAACATCAATTTCAAAATTATTATTCTCATCATTTAATTTTGTTTCAGCTAATTGATTAATTAATTCTTGATTTCTTGCTTCAATATCTTTATCTACTTCAAACCGTTTAATTCAATATTTAATATGATTAGCACTAATTTTGATACCATTTATTGTTCCTAATTCTTCACCATTTAAAAACTTTTTACATAGTTTCATCATCAAATCATAATCATATTTATATTTACAAATTTGTTCCATCACTTCATTATGGTAATACATAAATCTTATGATTTTTCCATTTTGTTTTACTTCATACATAGTAATATTTAAATCATATGTACCATATTCAGTTATCCACTGTTTAGTAATTCTTCTAGAAATTTTTCAATTAGGATGCTTAATTTTTCTTATGTTTTCTCTAAATTGTTTTTCTTCATTATTTAAATTATCAGCAAATTGTTGCATTATATTTTGTGAGATACTTATTGTTTTCATAATATTATAATTATAAAAAATTGCAAAAAAAATCTAGCTCAAAGCTAGTTTTAAATAAATTACAAATATTATATCATACCTTATGTACTTTATAAAATTATTTTTAAAATTTTATAACAGCTTGTGAAATATACTTGATTTTGTCACCTCGTCAAATATCGTTGATTTTGTCACCTTTGCTAGTAATTGTTTAAATTAGTTTTTAATAAAATTTAATACATGAAACTAAAAATTGATATTAAAACTAATAAACAACTAACTAATTTCGAAAGAAAACGTAAAACAAACTTTGAAATAATATCTTCAAACCTTGATA
The DNA window shown above is from Mycoplasma seminis and carries:
- a CDS encoding Mbov_0401 family ICE element transposase-like protein, with amino-acid sequence MKTISISQNIMQQFADNLNNEEKQFRENIRKIKHPNWKISRRITKQWITEYGTYDLNITMYEVKQNGKIIRFMYYHNEVMEQICKYKYDYDLMMKLCKKFLNGEELGTINGIKISANHIKYWIKRFEVDKDIEARNQELINQLAETKLNDENNNFEIDVDDSYSKNNMRHSRNKICMRQATMHTTTQKKLSKNGVVILLINNDKKENVFELFNKIIQQNIERFANKNSNVLWKGDGARWIRNSAKALNIQYIFDAFHMKFTLKKCLGYTKHSNNPHKKFFNNWVSTTLNAKWYDLFDYIFDNGNLQNYDDLCNILYSEMDANTEITDEIKQQINAFLRYIENNKKGIWDANGNRIKCASYTEHFVFSKCKKHIKKAQALYGVDMMKLRIMYGNLKSGYCTIFY